A stretch of Heptranchias perlo isolate sHepPer1 unplaced genomic scaffold, sHepPer1.hap1 HAP1_SCAFFOLD_90, whole genome shotgun sequence DNA encodes these proteins:
- the LOC137319853 gene encoding histone H1-like has product MTDTAAAETAPPAAAAQTNAPKKKKAVPRPRTAGPKLSEQILKIVADCKDRKGISLAAIKKAKVGKKVKKQGTKKSPGKKPAATKTAAKKLTAKKAAAKKSTGKKPAAKKSPGKKPAAKKKAAKSPIKKKAAAKKGEKPRAKPKPRSAKPKKAAGKKK; this is encoded by the exons ATGACAGAtactgcagccgccgaaacggctCCTCCAGCCGCCGCCGCTCAAACTAATGCTccgaagaagaagaaggcggttccccgACCCAGGACAGCCGGTCCCAAATTGagcgaacagatcctcaagattgtggcggattgcaaggatcgcaaggggatctccctggccgcgataaagaag gcaaaagtgggaaagaaggtgaagaaacaaggaaccaagaaatctcccggaaagaaaccagcggcaACGAAAACAGCAGCCAAGAAATTAACGGCAAAGAAAGCAGCGGCCAAGAAATCTACCGGAAAGAAACCAGCcgccaagaaatctcccggaaagaaaccagccgCCAAAAAAAAGGCGGCGAAATccccaattaagaagaaagcggcggcgaAGAAGGGAGAAAAACCGAGGGCCAAACCCAAGCCGAGGTCAGCAAAGCccaagaaagcagcgggcaaaaagaagtga